In Planococcus shixiaomingii, the DNA window ATTCCATTCCAAAACTCGGGCAGCGCAAGCAAAAACTGGGCTCTATCCCTGGAACGGTCCCGGCACCAGGCAATATGCCGGCGGGATGCCGTTTTGCGGAACGGTGCAGCCATACAATGGATATATGCCGGACGACGGTTCCGCCATTGTTCGATATAAAACCCAATCATCATTCAGCTTGCTGGCTTTATGACGAGAAAGGGGGAGACCAGGATGGCGTTGTTAGAAGTGACGAACTTGAAACAGCACTTCACAATTAAAAAAGGATTTATGGGTGCAAAAACTGTCGTAAAAGCAGTTGATGGCGTCAGCCTCATCATTGAAGAGGGGCAGACATTAGGGATCGTCGGTGAATCCGGATGCGGAAAATCCAGTCTTGGCCGCTCTATCTTGCGCTTAGCAGAACCAACGGAAGGCAGCATTAAATTCAAGGGTGAAGAAGTAATCGGCAAGAATCCAAAGCAGATGAAGGAACTGCGAAAAGAGATGCAAATCGTCTTTCAAGATCCGTATGCTTCTTTAAATCCGAGAAACACGGTAAGACAGATTCTTGAAGCTCCTCTTGATATTCATCATATAGGCACGAGAAAAGAGCGAAGAGAAAAGATTGAACAGCTTGTGGAGAAAATCGGCTTGCGGAAAGATCAGCTGAACAATTATCCGCATGAATTTTCAGGCGGCCAAAGACAGCGCATTGGCATTGCCCGGGCACTGGCATTAAATCCTCGCCTGATCATTGCAGATGAACCGGTTTCCGCTTTGGACGTTTCGGTGCAATCCCAAGTTTTAAACTTGATGCTTGAGCTGCAGCAAGAAATGAACTTGAGCTATATGTTCATTTCCCATGATTTGTCGGTCGTCCAGCATATTTCAGACAAAGTGGCCGTAATGTATTTAGGCAAAGTGGTGGAGATTTCAGATGTGGAGAAAGTGTATAGCGATCCAAAGCATCCTTATACGCGTGCGCTTTTATCAGCTTTGCCGGTGCCAGATCCTTTGCAGAAAAAGGAGCGCATCATTTTGCAGGGCGATTTGCCAAGTCCATCAAATCCGCCATCCGGCTGCCCGTTCCATACGAGATGTCCGATAGCGACAAAAGAGTGCGCTGAAATTGTTCCGCCTTTGGAAGAAAAAACACCTGGCCATTTTGCTGCCTGTATTCACACATAAAATTGCTACGGAAGGAAGTGCGGCTGAATGCATGCCTTACAATTTGTCGCTAAACGCTTGTTGTTGATGATTCCGATTTTAATCGGCATCAGTATGCTGACATTTGCGATTTCCAATACCATTCCGGGTGATCCGGCCCGATTGATTTTAGGACCAAAAGCGACGCCGGAAGGATTAGAGGCACTCCGTGAAGACATGGGATTGAATGATCCGCTTTATGTCCAGTATGGCCGCTACATGGGAGGAATCGTTCAAGGGGATCTTGGGGAAAGCACTTATTCCCAGCGGCCGGTCCTGAATGATTTGTTAAGGTATTCACCGGCAACTTTTGAACTGACCATGTTTGCGATGATCGTTACGTTATTGGTCGGGATACCGTTCGGCGTCATCAGTGCCAGCAGGAAAGACAAACTGGCGGATCAATTCACTAGGGTTTTTGCCCTGCTCGGGGTAGCGATGCCTGCTTTCTGGTTAGGGCTGCTGTTGCTGTTGTTCTTCTATTTAAAGCTAGGCGTCTTGCCGGGATCCGGCCGGTTGGACGGAGGTATGGCACCTCCCGATTACATTACTGGCATGTATACAGTAGACGCGTTGTTAACCGGAAATTGGCCGGTGTTTTATGCGGCGGTCATGCACTTGATCTTGCCTGGAATTACGCTTGCGGCAGTGACCATCGGCATGATTACGAGAATGACGCGTTCAAGTATGCTTTCTGTGTTGAAAAGCGATTATATCCGGACAGCTTATGCGAAAGGCGCACCGGAAAATCGTGTATTGTATGGCCATGCTTTAAGAAACGGTGTTATGCCGGTCATAACATTGCTTGGTATGGCGTTTGGCCACGCGCTTGGCGGCAGTGTCCTGGTAGAGTCCGTATTCTCCTGGCCGGGACTTGGACAATATGCAGTTAACGCCATTACTTATTTGGACTTCCCGGCGGTTATGGGCGTAACGCTGCTCATTGCGGTGGCCTTCATTTTAGTCAACCTGATCGTTGATACGTTGTATTTCTTTATCGACCCACGCTTAAAACACAATTAGGGGAGTGGTTGACTTGGTTCGGAGAATAACAAGCAGCCCATTAACAATGCTTGGGCTCATCATTGTATTGATCATTCTAATTACCGCAGCATTTGCTCCGGTCATTGCCACCCATAGCCCGACCGAAGTGGATCTTCTCAGCAAACTTGAAGCGCCGAGTGCCGAGCATTATTTCGGAACAGATGAAGTCGGCCGAGATATTTTTAGCCGAATTGTATATGGCACTAGAATTTCACTGCGGATCGGTTTGTTAGTTGTTGCGATTTCTTTCCCGATTGGAACCATTTTAGGGGCGATCGCCGGGTATATCGGCGGACGGGTCGACCAAATCATCATGCGCATCACTGACATCTTCCTGTCGTTTCCAGGGATTATCTTGGCGATGTCAATTGCGGCGGCTCTAGGTCCATCGATTGAAAATGTCATGCTGGCTCTTGCTGCAACATGGTGGCCTTGGTATACACGGATTGTCCGGTCGTCCGTCTTATCGATTAAGCATTCTGAGTATGTTGAAGCGAACCGGGCGCTTGGAGCAAATCCATTCCGGATTCTTTTTAAAGAAATTGTGCCGAATGCGATGGCACCAGCGACCATCCAAGCCTCTTTGGATTTAGGATTTGTCATTTTATCGGCAGCAGGACTTAGTTTTATCGGCCTTGGGGCTCAGCCGCCTTCTCCGGAATGGGGAGCGATGTTGTCCAATAGCCGTGAAATATTGCGGGAAGCCTGGTGGGCGGCCACTTTCCCAGGTCTGGCGATTTTATTCACCGTTTTAGGTTTCAACTTGCTTGGAGATGGTTTGAATGATTTGCTTGATCCAAAACAACGCTGAAATTTCGATGAGCCTATAGGAAGGAGGATCGCTGCAGCGGTTCACTGTAAGTTTTCGACATGCTTATTCAAAACTAAGGGGGAAGCAGAATGAAAATCAAAGCTCACTGGTTA includes these proteins:
- a CDS encoding ABC transporter ATP-binding protein, with product MALLEVTNLKQHFTIKKGFMGAKTVVKAVDGVSLIIEEGQTLGIVGESGCGKSSLGRSILRLAEPTEGSIKFKGEEVIGKNPKQMKELRKEMQIVFQDPYASLNPRNTVRQILEAPLDIHHIGTRKERREKIEQLVEKIGLRKDQLNNYPHEFSGGQRQRIGIARALALNPRLIIADEPVSALDVSVQSQVLNLMLELQQEMNLSYMFISHDLSVVQHISDKVAVMYLGKVVEISDVEKVYSDPKHPYTRALLSALPVPDPLQKKERIILQGDLPSPSNPPSGCPFHTRCPIATKECAEIVPPLEEKTPGHFAACIHT
- a CDS encoding ABC transporter permease, with translation MHALQFVAKRLLLMIPILIGISMLTFAISNTIPGDPARLILGPKATPEGLEALREDMGLNDPLYVQYGRYMGGIVQGDLGESTYSQRPVLNDLLRYSPATFELTMFAMIVTLLVGIPFGVISASRKDKLADQFTRVFALLGVAMPAFWLGLLLLLFFYLKLGVLPGSGRLDGGMAPPDYITGMYTVDALLTGNWPVFYAAVMHLILPGITLAAVTIGMITRMTRSSMLSVLKSDYIRTAYAKGAPENRVLYGHALRNGVMPVITLLGMAFGHALGGSVLVESVFSWPGLGQYAVNAITYLDFPAVMGVTLLIAVAFILVNLIVDTLYFFIDPRLKHN
- the nikC gene encoding nickel transporter permease: MVDLVRRITSSPLTMLGLIIVLIILITAAFAPVIATHSPTEVDLLSKLEAPSAEHYFGTDEVGRDIFSRIVYGTRISLRIGLLVVAISFPIGTILGAIAGYIGGRVDQIIMRITDIFLSFPGIILAMSIAAALGPSIENVMLALAATWWPWYTRIVRSSVLSIKHSEYVEANRALGANPFRILFKEIVPNAMAPATIQASLDLGFVILSAAGLSFIGLGAQPPSPEWGAMLSNSREILREAWWAATFPGLAILFTVLGFNLLGDGLNDLLDPKQR